From a region of the Geothrix sp. 21YS21S-2 genome:
- a CDS encoding NUDIX domain-containing protein, with protein sequence MIPVRVAVGAIRRGGRFFLQRRDLESARFPGLWEFPGGKAEPAETLEAALLRELREELEWTPERAEPLGAVEHDYGGFRVELHLFLCEGPMPLDAQLAWGWFAPGEMARLPMPAANLRLVSLLGSGAPQL encoded by the coding sequence GTGATCCCCGTGCGCGTGGCCGTCGGGGCGATCCGCCGCGGCGGCAGGTTCTTCCTGCAGCGAAGGGACCTGGAATCGGCGCGCTTTCCCGGGCTCTGGGAATTCCCCGGAGGCAAGGCGGAGCCTGCCGAGACCCTGGAGGCCGCGCTGCTGCGGGAACTGCGGGAGGAGCTGGAATGGACGCCGGAGCGCGCCGAACCCCTGGGGGCCGTGGAGCACGACTACGGCGGCTTCAGGGTGGAGCTCCACCTGTTCCTCTGCGAAGGCCCGATGCCCCTGGATGCGCAGTTGGCCTGGGGCTGGTTCGCCCCTGGGGAAATGGCGCGCCTGCCCATGCCCGCTGCCAATCTCCGGCTGGTGTCGCTGCTGGGTTCTGGCGCGCCACAACTATAG
- a CDS encoding tol-pal system YbgF family protein, producing MTNRAMLSTLTLTGLLLCVGCSSEDRLKKVEDQVTDLKVEIFKLRSQMEDANKKAADDRQASEVSRTQDRRFQADLQETMRQLQDSTRVLNNRLGDAAAAPRRPASRPQPADEPPAAASDDEKAFNSAVLDYNRGNYALAADGLALFIKAHPQSPRTPDALFYLGLSSYNQKAYDKAQPSFERILKEFPSSNQFLPAKLKRAQCLLKQGLKPAAIKAFKEITDSFRGTPEARTAKQELDDLGF from the coding sequence ATGACGAATCGGGCCATGCTCTCCACCCTGACGCTCACGGGCCTGCTGCTCTGCGTCGGATGTTCCTCAGAGGACCGCCTCAAGAAGGTCGAGGACCAGGTCACCGACCTCAAGGTGGAAATCTTCAAGCTGCGCAGCCAGATGGAGGACGCCAACAAGAAGGCCGCCGACGACCGCCAGGCCTCCGAGGTGTCCCGCACCCAGGACCGGCGCTTCCAGGCCGATCTCCAGGAGACCATGCGCCAGCTCCAGGACAGCACCCGGGTGCTCAACAACCGCCTGGGCGACGCCGCAGCAGCGCCCCGGCGCCCCGCAAGCCGTCCCCAGCCCGCCGACGAACCCCCCGCCGCCGCCTCGGACGACGAGAAGGCCTTCAACTCCGCCGTCCTGGACTACAACCGGGGCAACTACGCCCTGGCCGCCGACGGCCTCGCCCTCTTCATCAAGGCCCATCCCCAGAGCCCCCGCACGCCCGACGCGCTCTTCTATCTGGGCCTCTCGTCCTACAACCAGAAGGCCTACGACAAGGCCCAGCCCTCCTTCGAGCGGATCCTGAAGGAGTTCCCCAGCTCCAACCAGTTCCTTCCCGCCAAGCTCAAGCGCGCCCAGTGCCTCCTGAAGCAGGGCCTCAAGCCCGCGGCCATCAAGGCCTTCAAGGAGATCACGGACAGTTTCCGGGGCACCCCGGAGGCCAGGACCGCCAAGCAGGAACTGGACGACCTGGGGTTCTAG
- a CDS encoding cation-translocating P-type ATPase, producing the protein MTSPPRPHRPSSLDLGGFPGLSEQESTLRMERHGPNELPSPERRGLPAIAWEVVREPMFIMLVAAGSLYLLMGEPGDALMLLGFVFVVMGITIVQERRTEHALEALRDLSSPRALVIRDGAQRRIPGREVVPGDVLVVAEGDRIPADALLRAGINLSVDESLLTGESVPVRKRASTEGKALDVPGGDDLPSLFSGTLVTAGQGVAEVVGTGLHTELGKLGRALQQVDVEPTFLQKETGRLVRTFALAGLSACVVVVVLFALTRGGGGQAWREGLLAGIALAMAILPEEFPVVLTVFMALGAWRISRSRVLTRRMPAIESLGAATVLCVDKTGTLTLNQMTLKRLDVQGCSPDLTGDVLPEPAHELMEYAILASKRDPFDPMERALHAAGKRWLMETEHLHPDWSLAKEYPLAPDLLAVTHAWDCGGGQFMVATKGAPEAVVDLCHLPADQKAGIEARVADLASKGLRVLGVARGRFSSAALPEEHHDLTLEFLGLLGLEDPVRPTVPVAVAECRTAGIRVIMITGDYPATAESIARQAGISDPGKVITGPELNRMSDEVLAERIREVNVFARVVPEQKLRLVIALKANREVVAMTGDGVNDAPALKAAHIGVAMGGRGTDVAREAASLVLLDDDFTSIVAAVRLGRRIFDNIRKAVAFIFAVHIPIAGLSILPIFFPGWPLLLLPVHIVFLELVIDPSCSLVFEAEEAEPGIMSRPPRDPQERLFSLKSVGLALLQGATALGACVAVYLLARPGHGDDAARALTFVTLVVSFLAIILTNRSWTQSILASLGNPNKALWWVLGGTITFLALALILPASRRLFHFAPIHGLDLGMACAAGFASILWFEVLKVVRRRAAV; encoded by the coding sequence ATGACTTCCCCTCCCCGCCCCCACCGCCCTTCCAGCCTGGACCTCGGCGGCTTCCCTGGCCTCTCGGAGCAGGAGTCGACGCTCCGCATGGAACGCCACGGGCCCAATGAGCTGCCTTCACCGGAAAGGCGGGGGCTCCCGGCCATCGCCTGGGAGGTGGTCCGCGAACCGATGTTCATCATGCTTGTGGCCGCAGGGTCCCTGTACCTGCTGATGGGGGAGCCGGGGGATGCCCTTATGCTCCTCGGCTTCGTCTTCGTGGTCATGGGCATCACCATCGTCCAGGAGAGGCGCACCGAACACGCCCTGGAGGCCCTCCGGGACCTCTCCAGCCCGCGGGCGCTGGTCATCCGGGATGGCGCGCAGCGGCGCATCCCCGGCCGCGAAGTGGTTCCCGGAGATGTCCTGGTGGTGGCCGAAGGGGACCGGATCCCGGCGGACGCCCTCCTTCGCGCCGGGATCAACCTGTCGGTGGACGAGTCCCTGCTGACGGGAGAATCCGTTCCCGTACGCAAGAGGGCCTCGACGGAGGGCAAGGCGCTCGACGTCCCCGGCGGGGACGATCTGCCCTCCCTTTTTTCGGGAACCCTGGTCACCGCGGGTCAGGGCGTGGCGGAAGTGGTGGGAACGGGCCTCCATACGGAACTCGGGAAGCTGGGCAGGGCCCTGCAGCAGGTGGACGTCGAACCCACCTTCCTTCAGAAGGAAACAGGCCGCCTGGTGCGCACGTTCGCCCTGGCCGGCCTGAGCGCCTGCGTCGTGGTCGTGGTCCTCTTCGCCCTCACCCGGGGCGGAGGAGGGCAAGCATGGAGGGAGGGCCTGCTGGCCGGCATCGCGCTGGCGATGGCCATCCTTCCCGAGGAATTCCCGGTCGTCCTTACGGTTTTCATGGCCCTCGGGGCCTGGCGCATCTCCCGGAGCCGGGTCCTCACCCGGCGCATGCCGGCCATCGAGAGCCTCGGAGCGGCCACCGTCCTCTGCGTCGACAAGACGGGCACCCTGACCCTCAATCAGATGACCCTCAAGCGGCTGGATGTGCAGGGTTGCTCCCCGGACCTGACCGGGGACGTTCTACCGGAGCCGGCCCACGAGCTGATGGAATACGCCATCCTCGCCAGCAAGCGGGACCCTTTCGACCCCATGGAGCGCGCCCTCCACGCCGCCGGGAAGAGGTGGCTGATGGAAACGGAGCACCTTCATCCGGACTGGTCCCTGGCGAAGGAATACCCGCTGGCCCCGGACCTGCTGGCCGTAACCCATGCCTGGGACTGCGGCGGGGGCCAGTTCATGGTGGCGACCAAGGGCGCGCCCGAAGCCGTGGTGGACCTCTGTCACCTGCCCGCGGACCAGAAGGCCGGGATCGAGGCCCGCGTGGCGGACCTGGCCTCCAAGGGTCTGCGCGTCCTCGGGGTGGCCCGGGGCCGTTTCAGCTCGGCCGCCCTTCCGGAGGAGCACCACGACCTCACCTTGGAATTCCTGGGCCTCCTCGGACTGGAGGATCCGGTCCGGCCCACGGTCCCTGTGGCGGTGGCCGAGTGCCGCACGGCGGGCATCCGGGTGATCATGATCACCGGGGACTACCCCGCTACCGCCGAAAGCATCGCCCGGCAGGCCGGCATTTCCGATCCCGGGAAGGTCATCACCGGTCCGGAGCTGAACCGGATGAGCGACGAGGTTCTCGCCGAGCGGATCCGGGAGGTCAACGTTTTCGCCCGCGTCGTTCCGGAACAGAAGCTTCGCCTCGTCATCGCCCTCAAGGCCAACCGGGAGGTCGTCGCCATGACGGGGGACGGCGTCAATGATGCCCCTGCCCTCAAGGCGGCCCACATCGGCGTGGCCATGGGAGGCCGCGGAACGGACGTCGCGCGGGAAGCGGCGTCCCTGGTGCTGCTGGACGACGATTTCACCTCCATCGTCGCCGCCGTCAGGCTCGGACGGCGGATCTTCGACAACATCCGCAAGGCGGTGGCCTTCATCTTCGCGGTGCACATCCCCATCGCCGGCCTTTCCATCCTGCCGATCTTCTTCCCGGGATGGCCGCTCCTGCTGTTGCCGGTGCACATCGTCTTCCTGGAACTGGTGATCGACCCTTCCTGCTCGCTGGTCTTCGAAGCGGAAGAGGCCGAGCCCGGCATCATGTCCCGCCCCCCGAGGGATCCCCAGGAACGGCTGTTCAGCCTGAAGTCCGTCGGACTCGCCCTGCTGCAGGGGGCCACCGCCCTGGGCGCCTGCGTGGCCGTCTACCTCCTGGCCCGCCCCGGTCACGGAGACGATGCAGCACGGGCCCTGACCTTCGTCACCCTGGTGGTTTCCTTCCTGGCCATCATCCTGACCAACAGGTCCTGGACGCAGAGCATCCTCGCCAGCCTCGGGAACCCCAACAAGGCCCTCTGGTGGGTGCTGGGCGGCACGATCACCTTCCTGGCCCTGGCGCTCATCCTGCCCGCGAGCCGGCGCCTCTTCCACTTCGCGCCCATCCACGGCCTGGACCTGGGCATGGCATGCGCCGCCGGCTTCGCCAGCATCCTCTGGTTCGAGGTCCTCAAGGTCGTGCGCCGGAGAGCCGCTGTCTAG
- the elbB gene encoding isoprenoid biosynthesis glyoxalase ElbB — protein sequence MAKVPNVAVLLSGCGHVDGAEIREAVFTLLALDQHGARVTCFAPDAPQAEVVDHRTGTRKDAVRNVLEEASRIARVGKCMDLAKADPAQFDALLLPGGAGVAKNFCTFAREGAAGTVRPDVLKFASAFFEACKPVGAICIAPALVAMVLSALGRKGTLTLGSGEGVAGAVGKLGVTHKAVPSAREIVIDEGLKLVTTPAYMYDDARISDVWTGIERCCSEVLARVQ from the coding sequence ATGGCCAAGGTTCCCAACGTCGCAGTGCTTCTCTCCGGATGCGGCCACGTGGACGGCGCGGAGATCCGGGAGGCGGTCTTCACCCTGCTGGCCCTGGACCAGCACGGGGCCCGGGTCACGTGCTTCGCCCCGGACGCTCCCCAGGCGGAGGTGGTGGACCACCGCACCGGAACCCGCAAGGACGCCGTGCGCAACGTCCTGGAGGAGGCCTCCCGCATCGCCCGCGTGGGCAAGTGCATGGACCTGGCCAAGGCGGACCCTGCGCAGTTCGACGCGCTTCTCCTGCCCGGGGGCGCCGGCGTCGCCAAGAACTTCTGCACCTTCGCGAGGGAGGGCGCGGCCGGAACGGTGCGCCCCGACGTCCTGAAGTTCGCCTCGGCGTTCTTCGAGGCCTGCAAGCCCGTGGGCGCCATCTGCATCGCGCCGGCCCTGGTGGCCATGGTGCTGTCGGCCCTGGGCCGCAAGGGGACGCTGACCCTGGGCTCGGGGGAGGGCGTCGCCGGCGCCGTCGGGAAGCTGGGCGTCACCCACAAGGCGGTGCCCTCCGCGCGCGAGATCGTCATCGACGAGGGCCTGAAGCTGGTGACGACCCCCGCCTACATGTACGACGACGCCCGCATCTCGGACGTCTGGACGGGGATCGAGCGGTGCTGCTCCGAGGTGCTCGCGCGGGTGCAGTAG
- a CDS encoding TetR/AcrR family transcriptional regulator, which produces MDAVLTAAAQVFEERGYAEGTTNRIAEAAGVSIGTLYQYFPSKEALAVALLERHIEETRRRMREWVGHMLAENHTLHASLEDYVSGMLDVHVRRPRLQHILLEETPLPEHVHRLLLESEHQYARTLAGLLRTYPDVRHPALEHAAYVVIHTVEALTHRFAAHPEDPAIDQSSLSAELVAMLEAYLSARSLRQAPG; this is translated from the coding sequence GTGGACGCTGTCCTGACGGCCGCTGCTCAGGTTTTCGAGGAGCGGGGCTACGCGGAGGGAACCACCAACCGCATTGCGGAGGCCGCGGGCGTCTCGATCGGGACCCTCTACCAGTACTTCCCCAGCAAGGAGGCCCTGGCCGTGGCGTTGCTGGAACGCCACATCGAGGAGACCCGGCGCCGCATGCGGGAGTGGGTGGGCCACATGCTGGCCGAGAACCATACCCTGCACGCATCGCTGGAGGACTATGTCTCCGGAATGCTGGACGTCCATGTCCGGCGCCCCCGCCTCCAGCACATCCTCCTGGAGGAGACGCCCCTTCCGGAGCATGTCCACCGGCTCCTCCTGGAATCCGAGCATCAGTATGCGCGCACGCTGGCGGGGCTGCTTCGCACCTATCCCGATGTGCGGCACCCCGCACTGGAGCATGCCGCCTATGTGGTCATCCATACGGTGGAGGCGCTGACGCATCGGTTCGCCGCCCATCCGGAGGATCCCGCGATCGACCAGAGTTCCCTGTCGGCCGAACTGGTGGCGATGCTGGAGGCCTACCTGTCGGCCCGGAGCCTCAGGCAGGCTCCTGGCTGA
- a CDS encoding M61 family metallopeptidase, producing the protein MAVKQILPEPVLATIRPISLSMHEIEVELNFPAEAVEGGAVLALPAWTPGSYLVRDYARFLDRLEVVDGAGQPSPFRKLDKQRWSVEGSPRGLKVTYRLFCNDLTVRTNHVDALHAHLVGAATFLYLEGQPSRPCEVRFEGWPKGWRVATILPRREGSYLAEDHDTLVDSPFELGTFRMHTFRSRGCEFQVAITGQHPGDEARIVEGTEAIVGAAARIFGGFPFRRYLFLLTFCPRIRGGLEHRDCTSLLADPQQLERADGYYDLYTLIAHEFFHVWNVKRMRDAALGPFDYLAENPTRLLWFHEGFTSFIQYDLVLKAGVAPWSWVSRKLAASWTDNTTRPGRLEQSLEEASFDAWIRHYKPTEFSPNSTVSYYDMGAMVGWMMDAELRLATGGAKGLDGLFALLWERHGDGHVTDPDVRRAFQDLTGKDPQAFWSAHIQGRAPLDAAGIEKAYGIRLNARAPWEALPGAEAEDPDALRRARVWAGLTFQPGAPVVQNVVPGSPAAKGGLGYGMEILAVDGWRTASAQEVQGRLGDAGPGDQVRILAAERGRVETYLLTLAENPQRVVHITADLKATPAQKAAFQAWTGQPFPVRRA; encoded by the coding sequence ATGGCCGTGAAACAGATCCTCCCGGAGCCGGTGCTGGCCACCATCCGTCCCATCAGCCTCTCCATGCACGAGATCGAAGTGGAGCTCAACTTTCCCGCGGAGGCGGTGGAGGGCGGCGCCGTCCTGGCCCTCCCGGCCTGGACGCCGGGTTCCTACCTGGTGCGCGACTACGCGCGGTTCCTGGACCGGCTCGAGGTGGTGGACGGCGCGGGCCAGCCCAGCCCCTTCCGCAAGCTGGACAAGCAGCGCTGGAGCGTGGAGGGCTCCCCGCGCGGCCTGAAGGTGACCTACCGCCTGTTCTGCAACGACCTGACCGTGCGCACCAACCACGTGGACGCGCTCCATGCCCACCTGGTGGGCGCGGCCACCTTCCTCTATCTCGAGGGGCAGCCTTCGCGGCCCTGCGAGGTGCGCTTCGAAGGCTGGCCCAAGGGATGGCGCGTGGCCACCATCCTGCCCCGGCGGGAGGGGAGCTACCTCGCCGAGGACCACGACACCCTGGTGGACTCGCCCTTCGAGCTGGGCACCTTCCGCATGCACACCTTCCGCTCCCGGGGCTGCGAGTTCCAGGTGGCCATCACCGGCCAGCACCCCGGGGACGAGGCCCGCATCGTGGAGGGCACCGAGGCCATCGTGGGCGCCGCGGCGCGCATCTTCGGGGGGTTCCCCTTCCGGCGCTACCTCTTCCTCCTCACGTTCTGCCCCAGGATCCGGGGCGGGCTGGAGCACCGGGACTGCACCTCCCTCCTGGCCGACCCCCAGCAGCTGGAGAGGGCCGACGGGTACTACGACCTCTACACCCTCATCGCCCACGAGTTCTTCCACGTATGGAACGTCAAGCGGATGCGGGACGCGGCGCTGGGCCCCTTCGACTACCTGGCGGAGAACCCCACGCGCCTCCTGTGGTTCCACGAGGGGTTCACCAGCTTCATCCAGTACGACCTGGTGCTGAAGGCTGGCGTGGCGCCCTGGTCCTGGGTCTCCCGGAAGCTCGCCGCATCCTGGACCGACAACACCACCCGGCCCGGGCGCCTGGAGCAGAGCCTCGAGGAGGCCAGCTTCGACGCCTGGATCCGCCACTACAAGCCCACGGAGTTCTCCCCCAACAGCACCGTGAGCTACTACGACATGGGCGCGATGGTCGGCTGGATGATGGACGCCGAGCTTCGCCTGGCCACCGGGGGCGCCAAGGGGCTGGACGGGCTGTTCGCGCTCCTCTGGGAGCGCCACGGCGACGGCCACGTCACCGACCCCGACGTGCGCAGGGCCTTCCAGGACCTCACGGGGAAGGATCCCCAGGCCTTCTGGAGCGCCCATATCCAGGGCCGGGCGCCGCTCGACGCGGCCGGCATCGAGAAGGCGTACGGCATCAGGCTGAACGCCCGCGCTCCCTGGGAGGCCCTGCCGGGCGCCGAGGCCGAGGATCCCGACGCCCTGCGCCGGGCCCGCGTCTGGGCCGGACTCACGTTCCAGCCCGGCGCCCCCGTCGTGCAGAACGTCGTCCCCGGCTCCCCCGCGGCCAAGGGGGGCCTGGGCTACGGCATGGAGATCCTCGCGGTGGACGGCTGGCGCACGGCTTCGGCCCAGGAGGTTCAGGGCCGCCTGGGCGACGCCGGCCCCGGCGACCAGGTGCGGATCCTGGCCGCGGAGCGCGGCCGCGTGGAGACCTACCTCCTGACCCTGGCCGAGAATCCCCAGCGCGTCGTCCACATCACGGCCGACCTGAAGGCGACCCCGGCCCAGAAGGCCGCCTTCCAGGCCTGGACCGGCCAGCCCTTCCCGGTGCGGCGCGCATGA
- a CDS encoding ribonuclease HII, translating to MNPLDWDLGNLPGGIPWGGVDEAGRGAWAGPVVAACAVLDREAAARWGHVLREARDSKLVPPEKRAAMASELKMILPCWAVAEVDNMAIDRENILEASLLAMRQAVSQCELKPRILLVDGNRAPRTGLAERLVVDGDALSCAIACASILAKTHRDALMAGMDASLPGYGFGRHKGYGTPVHRKALAELGPSRIHRISYAPVAALQRPEEGLRAPLAEAMEACASVAELQAWVESALRPAYARLKLEWIEALRSRYAERLAFLAGPGA from the coding sequence ATGAACCCGCTGGACTGGGACCTGGGCAACCTCCCCGGGGGCATCCCCTGGGGCGGCGTGGACGAGGCCGGCCGGGGCGCCTGGGCCGGGCCCGTGGTGGCGGCCTGCGCCGTCCTGGACCGGGAGGCCGCGGCCCGCTGGGGCCACGTGCTGCGCGAAGCCAGGGACAGCAAGCTGGTCCCGCCCGAGAAGCGGGCCGCCATGGCTTCCGAGCTGAAGATGATCCTGCCCTGCTGGGCGGTGGCCGAGGTGGACAACATGGCCATCGACCGCGAGAACATCCTGGAGGCCTCCCTCCTGGCCATGCGCCAGGCGGTCTCCCAGTGCGAACTCAAGCCGCGCATCCTCCTGGTGGACGGCAACCGCGCCCCCCGCACGGGCCTGGCGGAGCGCCTCGTGGTGGACGGCGACGCCCTGAGCTGCGCCATCGCCTGCGCCTCCATCCTCGCCAAGACCCACCGGGACGCGCTCATGGCCGGAATGGACGCGTCCCTGCCGGGCTACGGATTCGGCCGGCACAAGGGCTACGGGACCCCCGTCCACCGCAAGGCCCTGGCCGAGCTGGGCCCCTCCCGCATCCACCGCATCAGCTACGCGCCGGTGGCCGCGCTGCAGCGCCCGGAGGAGGGCCTGCGCGCCCCCCTGGCCGAGGCGATGGAGGCCTGCGCATCCGTCGCCGAGCTCCAGGCCTGGGTGGAGTCCGCGCTGCGCCCGGCCTACGCGCGCCTGAAGCTGGAGTGGATCGAGGCCCTGCGTTCGCGCTACGCCGAGCGGCTGGCCTTCCTCGCGGGGCCCGGGGCGTGA
- a CDS encoding pyridoxal phosphate-dependent aminotransferase — protein sequence MISRRLPGSFESNPLSREIAAFRREGRPFLDLTSSNPTRCGVPYPEAEILAALSSPAVLSYDPDPRGPARAREAVAAWHGLDPGDLVLTASTSEAYSWLFKLLCDPGDDVLVPSPSYPLFHWLAALEGVEARQVPALRSDRWDLDFQALAGAVTPRTRAVVVVNPNNPTGQFLSRGEWRELLAFCAARGLALLVDEVFADYALEPAPDHLPSALAEADPPCPLFVLSGLSKIAALPQVKLGWIAARGGPARACLEPLAFIADQYLSVSAPALAAAGALLGLAKGIQAGLLARLRSNLAALDAELARRPSLGRARVEGGWSAILRVPALEPGDDLALRILRDAGVLLHPGHFFDLPGDGHLVCSLLPAEFPEGIARVGEILDGVRPE from the coding sequence ATGATATCCAGACGCCTCCCCGGCTCGTTCGAGTCCAATCCCCTTTCCCGGGAGATCGCCGCGTTCCGCCGGGAGGGGCGCCCCTTCCTGGACCTCACCTCCTCCAACCCCACCCGCTGCGGGGTCCCCTACCCGGAGGCGGAGATCCTGGCGGCGCTGTCCTCGCCCGCGGTCCTTTCGTACGACCCGGACCCCCGGGGTCCGGCCCGGGCCCGGGAGGCGGTGGCGGCCTGGCACGGCCTGGACCCCGGGGACCTGGTGCTCACGGCCTCCACCTCCGAGGCCTACTCCTGGCTCTTCAAGCTGCTGTGCGACCCCGGGGACGATGTCCTGGTGCCCTCGCCCAGCTACCCCCTCTTCCACTGGCTGGCGGCCCTGGAGGGCGTGGAGGCCCGGCAGGTGCCGGCCCTGCGCTCGGACCGGTGGGACCTGGACTTCCAGGCCCTGGCCGGGGCCGTGACCCCCCGCACCCGGGCCGTGGTGGTGGTGAACCCCAACAACCCCACGGGCCAGTTCCTGTCCCGGGGGGAGTGGCGGGAGCTCCTGGCCTTCTGCGCCGCGCGGGGCCTCGCGCTCCTGGTGGACGAGGTGTTCGCGGACTACGCCCTGGAGCCTGCCCCGGACCACCTCCCCAGCGCCCTTGCGGAGGCGGACCCGCCCTGCCCCCTCTTCGTGCTTTCGGGCCTCAGCAAGATCGCGGCCCTGCCCCAGGTGAAGCTGGGCTGGATCGCCGCCCGGGGCGGACCCGCCCGGGCCTGCCTGGAGCCCCTGGCCTTCATCGCCGACCAGTACCTGTCCGTGTCCGCCCCGGCCCTGGCCGCCGCCGGCGCCCTCCTGGGCCTTGCGAAGGGCATCCAGGCCGGGCTCCTGGCGCGCCTGAGGTCGAACCTGGCCGCCCTGGACGCGGAACTCGCCCGGCGCCCCTCCCTCGGCAGGGCCCGGGTGGAGGGGGGTTGGTCGGCCATCCTCCGCGTACCCGCCCTGGAACCGGGAGACGACCTGGCCCTGCGCATCCTCCGGGACGCGGGGGTGCTCCTCCACCCCGGGCACTTCTTCGACCTGCCGGGGGACGGGCACCTGGTGTGCAGCCTCCTGCCCGCGGAATTCCCAGAGGGCATCGCGAGGGTGGGGGAAATTCTCGACGGCGTCCGCCCGGAATGA
- a CDS encoding DUF2520 domain-containing protein — protein sequence MEAWTSFTILGRGRAGRALAEAWGDRVALLPGTARPEGPVLLAVPDGAVEALARQFPGRCVHLSGSLHLDGVPSAHPLTSFGGAAADWRGTPLALTGDVPVGLVAAFTDLGFSPFVLPADLKPLYHACAVLASGHAATLWLGARELLARQGVALPGRGLAPLAEATLRNVEAHGAAGRTGPFVRGDAATIERDAAALPQGWKDVFLELGDL from the coding sequence ATGGAAGCCTGGACATCCTTCACCATCCTCGGCCGGGGGCGCGCGGGTCGGGCCCTGGCGGAGGCCTGGGGGGACCGGGTGGCGCTGCTGCCGGGCACCGCGAGGCCCGAGGGCCCGGTGCTGCTGGCGGTCCCCGACGGGGCCGTGGAAGCCCTGGCCCGGCAGTTCCCCGGCCGCTGCGTCCATCTTTCGGGGAGCCTGCACCTGGACGGCGTCCCCAGCGCGCACCCCCTCACCAGCTTCGGCGGCGCCGCCGCCGACTGGCGGGGCACCCCCCTGGCCCTCACCGGCGACGTCCCGGTAGGCCTCGTGGCGGCCTTCACGGACCTGGGCTTCTCGCCCTTCGTCCTGCCCGCGGACCTCAAGCCCCTGTACCACGCGTGCGCGGTCCTGGCCTCGGGTCACGCCGCCACCCTGTGGCTCGGCGCCCGGGAACTGCTGGCGCGCCAGGGCGTGGCGCTGCCGGGACGGGGCCTGGCCCCCCTGGCCGAGGCCACGCTGCGCAACGTGGAGGCCCACGGCGCCGCGGGCCGCACCGGCCCCTTCGTCCGGGGCGACGCCGCGACCATCGAGCGGGACGCCGCGGCCCTGCCCCAGGGCTGGAAGGATGTCTTCCTGGAACTTGGCGATCTTTGA
- a CDS encoding OmpA family protein, producing MRFVRNLIPLSVVLTLGIGVACKKPAPAPVEQPKAPVATGPTQEEIDAQKRAAEEAARRKAEAEAEAARKAAAAAEAEKAAAYQRAAAAALKNINFAFDKSDIREADKAKLQAIADFMKAYPQAKVQIAGHCDERGTVEYNLALGERRSHAAQAYLVGLGVASDRLTTISFGKEKPLVVGKDEASWLENRRDEFKLQ from the coding sequence ATGCGCTTCGTTCGAAACCTCATTCCTCTTTCTGTGGTCCTGACCCTGGGGATCGGCGTGGCCTGCAAGAAGCCCGCCCCTGCTCCGGTCGAGCAGCCCAAGGCCCCGGTCGCCACCGGCCCGACCCAGGAAGAGATCGACGCCCAGAAGCGCGCTGCTGAAGAAGCCGCCCGCCGCAAGGCCGAAGCGGAGGCCGAGGCCGCCCGCAAGGCCGCCGCCGCCGCCGAGGCCGAGAAGGCCGCCGCCTACCAGCGCGCCGCCGCCGCAGCCCTCAAGAACATCAACTTCGCCTTCGACAAGTCCGACATCCGCGAAGCCGACAAGGCCAAGCTGCAGGCCATCGCCGACTTCATGAAGGCCTATCCCCAGGCCAAGGTCCAGATCGCGGGCCACTGCGACGAGCGCGGCACCGTGGAGTACAACCTCGCCCTGGGCGAGCGCCGCTCCCATGCGGCCCAGGCCTACCTGGTGGGCCTCGGCGTCGCTTCCGACCGCCTCACGACCATCAGCTTCGGCAAGGAGAAGCCCCTGGTCGTCGGCAAGGACGAGGCGAGCTGGCTCGAGAATCGCCGCGACGAGTTCAAGCTCCAGTAG